Sequence from the uncultured Bacteroides sp. genome:
CCATTTATAACATTCAACGCCATTTGCATTGCTGTCAATCCAATTTGAAGAAGCTGTGCCCAAAGTTGTAATTCTATATGAAGCAGAGTAAAGAGCAGCCAAGTATGAATAATCAGTAAATTCCCATTGAACAGTTGTAGTTTTAGGAGTCGCTACAGGCATAATATTATCGACTTCATGCACTACTCCGTTCTTACAATTGCTATTTATTGTTTTAAGCTGTACACCAGATACTGTTTCTGAATTATAATTAAGGAATAAAGCGTTGTTTACTACCGATAAATTAATCAATTCATTTTCTGCTAAAGTCGCAAGATTCTTTGAAGTTTCATTTGCATCAAATTTAGCCAGAGAATTAAAAGATAACATCTGATCAATAATATGATAAGAGATATACTTATTAAGAGCATTAGAAGGATCAGCATAATTTGTATCCGTTGCTCCAATATATGCAGCTAATGAACTTAAATCTGTAATATTCATTTTTGCAAAAACATCATTAGAGACTGCAAACAAAGTATACTTATATTTTCGAACACTAACAGTATAATCAGGCAACGTTTCAGTTGTCATTATTTTTTTTAGTTGTTCACTATACCCTGTGACTTCAATGGCACTTTTCAATATTGAATATGAAGGCACCTGCATTTTATCCCAGATTGTTTCTGTAATAGGGGTTAACACATGATCAAGAGTTTGAATAACCCCATTAGTAACTACTTTATCTAATCCAACAATGAGAGCTTCATCATTAACACGAATTGCATTCAGTCCACCATTTTTTATTGACAAGAAATCGCCTGTAGCAGTTGTGTCCGCCAAAGCTCCATCATCAAAATTTGAAGAAGTATATTGTGCACCCTTTACTGTGTGATATTTCACTAAAGTAATTGCATCATTTTTATTCAGTTCCTTAACTGAAGATACATTCTTAGATTTCAAGTATGCATTCATAGCATCATTGTTAGGAACGAAACAAGTATAATTTGAGCTCAGATTGATTGTGTTGTACAAATCTGTATATTTCAACAGATCAACCCAGAGTGAATATGTCTCAGGGTTCTCAGTCATATAAGTAGCAGCTGGAACGTCTTTCATATTTTCAATGTATGCAGTATTTGCATATGGGTCTGAACATGAACACAAGCTTACTATAAGTAGGATAAATAATCCACCAATATTTTTCATATAATTATATTTATTAACTATTTACAACTATTTACCAAGTTTCTCATAATAAGAATTCTGTTTAAGCAGAGGATTTACAGCTGTTTCATCTTCATGATATGGCATATACCAAGAGTTTGTATCAGCCAGTTTTGAACGCATCACTGCTTGATTATTAGCACCTGCTACAGACAAGACTTGCTCTATTAAAAGTTCTTTGTATTTATAATTATCTCTGGACCCAATGCGCAATAAATCAAACCAGCATTTTCCTTCAGCAAAGAATTCTCTTTGGCGCTCCTGTAATAAAAGGAGTAACATTGATTGCTGATTAGATGTAGCTGAGATATCAGCTAATCCAGCTCTTTCGCGTATCTGATTGATTAAATCAGCCCCTTTAGCATAACCATCATCTGTTCCTAACATTATATTAGCTTCGGATTTCATTAAATAAATATCAGCCAACCGATAAATAATGTAGTTCTGATCATTTTCCGTACTACCATCACGCGCTGTTGCACCATCGTTCAATTTACCAATATACTTCCAAATAGTAGATTCATCACTTGCCATATATGAGGCATTTCCACCTCTTATATCATTGTCACTATTAAATAAGGACAGTTCATAAGGAGAAATCAAATAGTAATGGTTTGTGCTGAACCAATTAATAAAACTATTTGTTTGAGCCAAAGGCTTACTATATTGTATCTCAAAGATACTTTCATTACTATTTCCTGGATAAAAATTAGTAAACCAAGAAGCACCTTGAATAAGTCCCACTCTTTTAGAATTGATAACAGCATCACATTCAGTAATACAATCCTGATAGTTACCCAACCAAAGATTTATATCTGCCAGTAAAGAATAAATAGCCCATTTAGTTGCACGTCCTTTAGTATTCATTGGATTTGCGGCATCTGTTTCCGGAAAATATTCTTTCGCAGTTTCTAACGATCCATTTAAATCAGTAACGCATTTTTCTAGAATATCATTTCCTGAAGTTGCTTCCAAAACGTATGAAGCATTATCGTCTACATAAGGCTCCACAACATAAGGAACATTACCAAAAACACGCACCAGATAAAAATAAGATAATGCACGTAGAAAATACGCTTCGGACAAATATGAGTTCATCACATTTACATTAAAAGATTTATCTTTTTCAACGACGCCCGGTGCATACTTTATCACAGAATTAGCCATATTAATAACCTTATAAATAGCATCCCATTTAGCTAAATCATTATTCAGCAGAATATCCATAGAACGAACTTTTTGAGCTGCTTTCTGACCAGTAGAGCCATCACCAAAAAATATGACACCATTTCCTCTGGATTCGCCCCAAAGAAAAAGATCCTCCTGAGCCAAGCGTAAGTTAACATATCCTGAAGCTAACACAGCCTGCACCTCTTCTTTTGTTTTCCAATATTCAGAACTATTTTGTTCATTTTCAGGCAAAACATTTAAGTAGTCTTGACAAGAAGATAAAGCAAATATAAGAGTCAATACCGAGATATAATATTTAATATTTTTCATATCGTATAGTACTTATGTTTAAAAATTCAAGTTTAATCCAAAAGCAAATCTCAACGGCTTAGGTGTAGATGCCTTATCGAGCGCTACTTCATACATATTGTCTATTCTGGAAGAACTGATCTCTGGATCCTGACCTGTATATTTTGTTAAAGTAAACAAGTCGTATCCTGTCAAATAAAACTCAGCTTTCTGAATGCCTGCTTTGCCTGATAACGATTTAGGAAGAGCATATTTCAATGTAACTGTTTTTAAACGCAGGAAAGAAGCATCTTCTACAAAACGATCAGATCCTAAATAGTTGTATCCACGGTCATATAATGCACGGGGAATATCTGTATCATCACCTTCATGTCTCCATCTTTTGAGAACAGCAGTACTTTGATTGCTTTTCCCATACATGTTTTCCATATTCATTCGGGTTTGATTGATCGCTTTTTGTCCTGCTCTACCATGGAAATTAGCAATTAATCCCCATGATTTGTAACGTAGACTAAATCCAAATCCACCTGTAAGCGTTGGGTTAGAGTTTCCAATATAAACAATATCATACTGGTTAATAACCCCATCACCATTTACGTCCATATATTTAGCATCACCAGGATACACTTTTAGGTCGTTATTTTTCATAACAACTGGTTTGCCCTGAATATCACTGACTAGCTTTCCTGTATTATCCCGAACATAAGTTTCATCTGTATTTTGATATACGCCTAGATATTTATATCCATAAAATGAACCAAGAGGATCTCCTTCTACCAATTTATATGCATATGCCCCATTTTTTAAAGAATAGTTTGTTGCAGTTTTATTCTCAGGCATGTCTAGTACTTCATTTTTATTCTGAGCAATATTAAAGTTTAACTGTAATCCCCAGTCCTTTCCTCTCATAATGTCATAATCTAAACGAAACTCCCAACCTTTGTTAGACATCTTGCCTGAATTATACCATGCTACGCTAGAAAAACCAGTTGATGTTGGTATATCCACATCTTTCTGCAGCATATTTGTTGTTAACTTATTATACACGTCAACAGACATATTCAATTGGTTATCAAAAAAACCTAGGTCAAGACCTAAATTTGTTTGAGTAACAGTCTCCCATTTAAGGTGATTCAGTTGAATTTTGCTAGGCTGAATAGCAACCATTTCTCCGTAGCCTGGAACAATTGGCTTAAATGTTCCTACATATGGAGATGCTCCTGTAGGAGTATTTCCACTCTGCCCCCAGCTTAACCTTAATTTAGCTGTTGATATTGATTTTAGATCTTTCACAAACTGCTCATCTCCCAATTGCCAAGCTGCACCAAGAGTTGGAAAACCTCCCCAACGGCCATTACTAGCCATACTTGAACTAGCCTCCATTCTATATCCTGCATCAAACAGATATTTATTGAAGAGTGTATAATGAGCATTCAACACACCACCTAATTCACGATTTATAACTCGTCCGGAACCGCCACCTCGGGGAGTTGAACCAGAAATAGGGTCAGTAATTTCACTACTTGAATTACCACTTGTGGAACTAGAGTAACTTGATGTAGTTTGATCGGATGTTTGGAAAATTGCACTTAATAGTAATTTATGGTTATCTGAAAAAGATTTATTATAGATAAACCTATTTTCAGTCGTTAAATAGAGCTTATCATTTCCACCGTTTGTACTATAATTAAAGTTATTATCAACCCAAGAAACGCCAGTCACACTTTGAGGTAAAAAGGAATTGCTCTTAGATGTTCTGACATCAAAGCCAACAATACCACGATAATCAAAACCTTGGAAAAAATTGTAATGAAGATTAAAAATCATACGATTAGAAGTAGAAGTGTTTTTATTTACACTTTCATTAACTAAAGCAACAGGATTAAGAACATCAGAATACTGCCCCTGAAAATAAGAATATGGGGTAAAGTAATCGCCTGTACGTTCACCATCTTCCCCAATTACATAAGGACTCATATTAGGCATTTTAGTTAAAGCCTGAGAACGGGCATTATCTGTATAATTAGCATTCTTTACTCCCTGAGTAAAGTTGAAGTTTGCAGAAATATCAAGTTTATCAGAAAACTTGTAACTCATATCAAACATCGCACTAATACGATTAAATCCGGTTCCAATAGTAGTTCCTTCTTCATTTAAGTACCCTAATGATAAACGATAAATAGCTTTATCGCCTCCACCCGACATTGAGAAGTTGTTATCAACAGAATATCCTGTTTGCGAAACCTCTTTAAGCCAATTTGTATCTTGGTTATATTCTTTAAAATATTTCCATGAAGGATCAAAACCAATTTCTTTAGTATCATAAAGCAATGCTAAATATTTATTAGCACCTGTACCACCTTCTCCAAGATCACTAACTGTATTCCAAATTGCATCTTGAATCATGGAAACATATTGATTCGCATTCAACATTGGAAGAGAACTGCCTTCTTTTCTAAACTCATATTTTGTATTAAAAGAAAATCGTATTTTTCCTCTAACACCTTTTTTCGTTTTAATCAAGAGTACACCATTTGCACCTTTTGATCCCCAAACAGCTGTTGCTGCAGCATCTTTCAATACTTCTATTGATTCAATATCACTAGGAGAAATATTAAGTAATTCACCATAATCATCAGAGTTTGCTGTTGCAAAACTAAAATCGGAAGAAACATCAACAGGAAGAGGTACACCATCAACAACAAATAATGGGTCTGATGATGCATTCAACGAAGATGTTCCTCGAATACGTATAGAGCTTTTACCTCCTGGATCAGCGCCTGAGAGCACATCCACATTTGACATTGCTCCCTGCAATGCATCCGTAAGAGAAGAAACCGGAGCAGTTTCAATGTTTCCTAAAGTTAATCTCTGAGATGCTGAAATCTGTTCCTTTGGAGTCATTCCCAAAGAATTCTTTTCCACCTTCTTTGCAGTAATTTCAATCCCTGAAATGGTTAATCCTTCTTCCTCCATTAAAGCACTAATAGTTTTCTGACCGGTATACTTTTCTCTCAGGCTCTTATATCCTATAAAAGAGAATACAATAGTTAAATTCTTTTGAGATGGGACAGAAAGACGAAACTCCCCATTCATATCAACAGAAGTACCTGCTAATGAACGATTATTTGAATTCATAACAAAAATATTGGCTCCTACGAGAGGATCACCTGTCACTTTGTCTTTTACAGAACCTGTAAGTACTGTTTGCGCAGTTACAGTCTGAACAACAAACAGCGCCAATGCTATAAAAAGAATATATCGAATATTTTTCATATTTTTTATTTTGTATCTGTTATTCAACTTCCAATATTCCATCAATCAAATAGGCAGCCCCATCTGAATAAATTTTCGGGAAATAACTTACTACATTAACTGTATTACCTTTTGAATCTTTTATTTTCAATCCAGATCCGGTATCAATCAAAGTAAGTTTAGCCATTTGTCCGTTTGGTAAATATCTAAAAGTTGTAAGTTCGCCTTTTACATTTGCTCCAGGAAAAGGATAATCCAACAAATTACTTGAGTTTACATCTACAAAATAATATTTCAGAAAATCAGCAAGTTTTGTAGTTGGAGGGATTTTACCTGCAGAGGAAGCATCAGTTATAGCTTTTTGAGTAGGAATTAATACTATAAACCGATTACCTTGCAAAAAATTAAATGCTGGAACACTCTTTGCCAACCCAGATGTTCCAATAAGAGTACTAAATCCACTAAATTCAGAAGGACAAGCAACAGCACTTGTTACCACATCTTTAAATTGAGAAAACTCCGGAACCAAAGCTGAAGCATCACCTTCAAGTGCATATGCAGTTCCATTACTCCATGAATTAATCTTCTTAAATGTTGGAGCTTCTGCTCCTGAATTATAAGTAGCTGACGAATAAATATTATTGCCTTTTGAATAAATATAATTAAAAGGACTTATTGTTTTGTAGATAGTCTCATCGTCACGGCTCGACATTGTTTTAATAACAATATGATTACCTGAGAGAATCTTTTTTTGAGTATATTTCATGGTTTCCAACCCATTCAATCCTTCTATCTGAATTTCCTGTGAACCATACTTTTTAGAATTTGTATTAATATACTTCATCGATGCTCCAGCATATGTTGTATGATTTACAATCATGTTATCAGTTGGATAAAAGACTTTAAACTGATTCTGATCACTTAATAATATATCTATATAAGAAGAAGACATATCAAGGAACATATTATATTCAGGGTTGCAAAACATGGGAGCTGTAACCTTTTCAAACATAGGTGGAACTATCACGTGATCTAATCCATAAAGTGTACCATTCACGCACATCTGTCTCAGCTTTGCCGATTTTGTATCAAATACAATAGGAGTAACCCAAGATGTTACAACCTTGCCAGATTCTATTGTCTCAGGAAACAACACTTCACCGTTATTAACATGATTACTCAACAAAGCTAGTAAGGGGACAAAATTTACATTATTGATACCACTATTACCATAATAAGGTCTCCAGTATTTATCGTAAAATGTTTGTAAGGAGGTATTATCTGGTGCAAATACATTCATAGCCTTCTTTGACAAATTAGATAATTGGGCATAATCAGAAACAGAGGAATTTAAATCGTTGGTCCATTCAGAAGCAATTGCCGGTAAAGAGGTGTGATAATGCACAAATAATGAATCTCCTTTTCCATAAGAAGCTGTAGAAGATGCATCATATTTATAATTAATAAACTTATCATAGATATTTCTAAATGTGCTATAATCAGCTGATCCTGATAACTTACTATAAATTGTTTCAAGTGGATCTACTACTTGGTTTAATGTGTATACATAGCCATTGTCTGTAACTATACTATATTCATTAACCGTTGCATTAGATACATTAAAACCTTTATCTCCACTCCATGTAGATGTGGGATAAAAATATTCATAATTAGATTTTGCATCAATGTGTTTCGAGTTAAATAAGTTAGAAGAAAAAACTGGAAGGAAACGTTCTTTATGCATCACCATTTTAACTCTTTTGTTATCTGTAGAGTCTGTTTCTGAGGTTATAGCATCACGACTCTTAGTTCTGAATTTATAAAATAAACCAGGACTTGTTGTTTCTGATTCAGCATCTATTCCTTCCGGACTATAATTTTCAAATCGTTCTTTCGTAAACGAATAATAAACTAAGTGATAAGCAATAAGCTTATCTAATTCATTAGCAGATAAATCATCCAGTGAATTGATTTTTCTTTTGGCAAAATATGCTTTGAAAGCATCATCGGTAGGAGCCATTACTGTTATTTGACCCTTTCCTTGAACTAATTCTTTATAAGATGTTTTTTCTACACCTTTCAAGAAAATAGAGAAATTGCCTTTTGCCTCAAGCACTTCCCACGAGTTGCCTTTCAACCAGGAAGGAAGTTCATAATACTTGTCCATTTCTGAATTACACGAGGTAAACAAAAATAGAATACAAGCAAAAAAAATAGACTTTTTTTTCATTGTAATTACCATGTATCAAAATTATTAGATTAATTGTTTTTTAATATTATCATTAAAGTTTTGTCTAAAACTTACTATATAACAGGTGGGGGTATACCTCTGATATAATATCCTGAATGCATTATTGAATAAAAAAAGCTTAGTATAATATTGTCTAATTTTAGACAATAAGTCAATAGTAGAAACATATATATTTTTATTTATAGATTTAAGGCATTTAACTTTTATCCCGTCATATATTAAATTATACTTAGGAATGTACAAAATAACCTAATTTATGCTATCAACAATATATCCTAAATGATAGTTATAATATCCTTTTTGATTTTACATTAACTTTTATTTAAGCTTAATAAATAAAAAGTATGCATTCATATTTTCATTTTAATTACATTAATATATCAGAAAATTAAATATTATATCTATCATTTAGACTATTAAAAGAGAAGTAAGAAATGAAAGTACTACTCTTAAAAAGAGCTTATTACGTCTTATTATTGTTGCAATTTAAATATCATGTATGAAAACAAACAGAAATAGATTTAAAAAACTTTTGAACTATTTTGTTTTCTATCCACAAAGCAAGGCAGGTTAGTTTCCTCAACAAAGAATTCTACTAGTTCTAATAATCTTTGCCAAAAACAGAGAAGAGAGAGTTATATTAATGAATAACAAGGTTTTAACAAAAGAACATATAGAAACCCTACATCAATAATAGTCTTTCATATTAAACTACTTTGATTGAAACAGATAATGGTCAGCATTACCCTGAAAAGAATAGTGTAAAAAAGAATAAGACACGGAATAATTTAAGTTTGATATATATCAAAGTATACGTTTGATATATATCAAAGACACACTTAGATATATATCAAACACAAAGTTAGATGTATATCTAATGATAATTATTACTTTATCCGTTCAAATTTATAAAGAGATAAAAAGCTCTAAAAAGGAAGAAAACATTTTGAACAGCACATTGTTATTAATATAAATAACAATATGTTATCAAAATGAGAACAATACATCTTATTAGGATATTGGTTTTTGGAGCAATAGTTCTACTATATGGTTGCACAAGCCCTGTAAAAGAAGTAAAAAAGAGAATGGCTGTGAATTACCATCTACACATCAACCAGCATGTTGCTTCACTAAACTCATCACTAGAACATATTAATGCAGTGGTTTATGTAGATAGCATAAACACTAAGAGTGTTACTACCTCTAACTCATTAAAGAATATTATCAATAAAAAATCATTCAGAGCTATTCCCTCTGCTATATTTCAATTTGAATTGTCTTCAATTGGTAACAGCAAGGTCTCACTAAAACAATACAATGAAGTTAGACAACATATGCTCCAGATGATGAAGGATAGTTTGAGCATTTACATTAAATATAAAGATAAGATGGTTGTAAATCTGTTGGTTGACAAACTATTAGCCTGTTATTCAGCACAATTTCCTATAAAAAATGCTTATTCCTATTACAAAGAGCAGAGAGAGTATGCCGGAATATTCTTACAGTTCCTCGAAACGGGGAATGAAGGGTATTGTAATGATCTGAATTTACTCCCGGGAGATTGCAACTGGGGATATATATTTCTCTCTGCCAACGGCAAATGTTTGTTTAAGTTTGAATGCATTGGCTCGGACAGTATTCAATTTAATATCGGAAATTTTGAAAGAAAATCAGATACATTGATTTGTAATTTCAAAAACACTTATTCATATTTAGAGAAATATGATAAAAATACTGGCGTCAGCATTTCTAATCCAAACGAGGGAAAGATAAGTAAAGATAATGGTTTTATATTAAAGCTATTACCATGCGAATGTATACAATACCCTTTTATTATCAAACATATAAATGAGGAAGAAGGAAACAACATATTACAGACTTATGTGGTTAAAATAGCTACTTTTAAAGAACAAGATGATTTTATAAAGTCAATAAGAGATATAAAGGATATTTCAAAAATGATTAAGAATTAAAGACAGAAAGAGGCAGTCAATGATGGCTGCCTCTTTCTGTCTTTATATCAGGTCTAGAAATATTAGCTCATTCACCTTTAAAACATTTGTAACTGATAAATGAATCCTAAAGAAATTCTGTCTGTATTATAATTATCAAATCCCAAAGATTTAGCCGTATTTGTATATTGATATGCACGACCTACGTAAGTTAAGAAGAAATGCAGGTTCGATTCCATAGGATAATATTCCAATCCTGCAAAATACCCGTAAGAAGTGCGATATTTACCTTTTGAGAATCCCACCAAATTATCCTTTAATGAAGCCGTTTCATACATTCCTTTCAGGAAAACATTCCATTTGGGAGCAAACCGATAATTCAGTTTCGTAACCAATGACAAATATTCTGCATTCACTGCATTTCCATATCTACTTGAATTAGTGATGCCGCTCATTATTCCATTACGATCTAATTCTTCATTAGAATACATAAAATCAAAGAACATATTGAATTTGCCTTGTGTAAGTTCATTTCCCAAGGCAAAGTAGTACATATTCTTGCTTTTAGCCTCGTTCATCAACGATGCAGACCAGCGGGTCTTGAATGCATTTTTAAAGAAGTTACCATTCCAGTTGATCGTGTATACTAGCGGCGTTTCGCTTTGCACAATGCCTGTATTACCTACATTGTAAGTGCCTGCAAAGCTCGTATTCATACTATTCAGAACCTGGAACTGTAACTGGTGATTATCACTGAAATTATAGGCAAAGTTTACTCCGGTAAGGAAATTGCTCATATTCTCAATCATGTCACTGTATTCATAGATTTCAATCGGATTCAAATCGAACTCAATACCTCCGTAGGCTGCACATTGTTTTCCGATAAACATTGAAAAGTCGTCAGATACTTTCACTCCGATTCCTGCAACATCAATGGAAGTTGGTAAGTTATCAATATTACCACTACCAGTATTCGGCCGGTTCAAGCGTTGTCTCCACCGGTATGACAACCAGTCGTTAACTTTACCTTTAGCCTCAATACGAAGTTGTCTCATATTAAATTTACTAATCTCATGAGTTCCATTATCAAACAGATTATCAAAACTACCATTCATATTCAGAAAGAAGTTGAATTTATCTGTCTTCTTCTTGATATTCGTTACATCCTCAAACAAACTTTTCGAGGAACGCATATCGTCGTTCTGCTGTGCCTTGACACCGGTCATGCACAACAAAACGCCCAACAATAGTATATACTTTTTCATATCAATATTCATTAAAATAAGTTTGAATCTGTTTCCAATCGCTAGTCTTTGTCAGTGCAAGCATCAACAGAACTCTTGACTTCTGAGGATTTAGTTCCTGAGAAGCTATAAATCCATATTCGGCATCATTTACCTCTGCATCCAATGTACTTGGACCGGTTGGTACTCTTGACGAACGAACAACCTGAATACCAGCCTTTCTTGCTCTGATTAGTTCCGGGAAAATATTCTTGTGAATGTTACCATTTCCTACACCTGCATGAACAATACCTTTATAACCGGCAGCAATCAATGCATTAACAGCTTCGGGTTCCACATTTGAATAGCTATAAATAATCCCCACTTTAGGAAGTTTATCTAATTTATCAACAGAGAACTCTGATGCTGAAGTGTGAATCTTGGTAGGAATACGATTAAAAAACACTTTACTATTAAAAACATAACCTAATGGGCCGCAATTAGGAGATTGGAAAGTCTCCACACTGATTGTATTTGTTTTCAGTACATCTCCGGCTCCAAGAATAAGTCCATTCATAACAACCATAACCCCTTTGCCTACAGATTCTTTTGATGAGGCAGTAACTACGGCATTATATAAATTCAACGGACCATCTGCACTAATTGCTGTTGAAGGACGCATAGCACCAACCAGAATAACCGGTTTATCACTATTTACCACAAGATTGAGAAAATAAGCGGTTTCTTCCATGGTATCGGTTCCATGAGTAATCACAATACCATCTACTTTACTATCAGCAAGCAATATATTAATCCGCTTCGCGAGAGTGAGCCATACATCGTCAGACATATCCTGTGATCCTATTCTGACAATTTGTTCGCCAGTTACATTTGCCACATTATTAATATCAGGAACAGCATCAAGTAATGCACTGATAGCTACTTGTCCGGCTGTATAATTTGTTTTTGTACTAGAAGCACCGGTTCCGGCTATCGTACCTCCTGTGGCTAAAATGTGAATATTAGGCTTTTGAGCCATTACTGTTAATGCTGATAGCAACACACAGAAAACAAAAAATTGGAATCTTTTAACTGCTTTCATAACAATACATTTAATGGTTTATAAAAATAAGTCTTATGAAAAGAATTGAATCAACAGCAAACCTACGCCTACGGCCACCACAGTAGAGATTAGACCAGGCATCATAAATGAGTGATTCAGCACATATTTACCAATGCGGGTAGTGCCCGTCCGGTCAAAATTAATAGCTGCTACAACTGTTGGATAATTAGGAATAAAGAAGTAGCCATTCACTGCCGGAAACAATGCA
This genomic interval carries:
- a CDS encoding fasciclin domain-containing protein produces the protein MKNIGGLFILLIVSLCSCSDPYANTAYIENMKDVPAATYMTENPETYSLWVDLLKYTDLYNTINLSSNYTCFVPNNDAMNAYLKSKNVSSVKELNKNDAITLVKYHTVKGAQYTSSNFDDGALADTTATGDFLSIKNGGLNAIRVNDEALIVGLDKVVTNGVIQTLDHVLTPITETIWDKMQVPSYSILKSAIEVTGYSEQLKKIMTTETLPDYTVSVRKYKYTLFAVSNDVFAKMNITDLSSLAAYIGATDTNYADPSNALNKYISYHIIDQMLSFNSLAKFDANETSKNLATLAENELINLSVVNNALFLNYNSETVSGVQLKTINSNCKNGVVHEVDNIMPVATPKTTTVQWEFTDYSYLAALYSASYRITTLGTASSNWIDSNANGVECYKWQSVPEDRNGVGYYVTDKGSTVKKLALNSDYLMLQLGMFGWVEMKTPAIIKGKYTLKLNHFNALASAKGSKLSFIIDGQYVGSQVATSGNSNKKDQFLSTTIGQVEFSTTTKHTLKILAGDTDVSFLDCLIFTPIN
- a CDS encoding RagB/SusD family nutrient uptake outer membrane protein, with product MKNIKYYISVLTLIFALSSCQDYLNVLPENEQNSSEYWKTKEEVQAVLASGYVNLRLAQEDLFLWGESRGNGVIFFGDGSTGQKAAQKVRSMDILLNNDLAKWDAIYKVINMANSVIKYAPGVVEKDKSFNVNVMNSYLSEAYFLRALSYFYLVRVFGNVPYVVEPYVDDNASYVLEATSGNDILEKCVTDLNGSLETAKEYFPETDAANPMNTKGRATKWAIYSLLADINLWLGNYQDCITECDAVINSKRVGLIQGASWFTNFYPGNSNESIFEIQYSKPLAQTNSFINWFSTNHYYLISPYELSLFNSDNDIRGGNASYMASDESTIWKYIGKLNDGATARDGSTENDQNYIIYRLADIYLMKSEANIMLGTDDGYAKGADLINQIRERAGLADISATSNQQSMLLLLLQERQREFFAEGKCWFDLLRIGSRDNYKYKELLIEQVLSVAGANNQAVMRSKLADTNSWYMPYHEDETAVNPLLKQNSYYEKLGK
- a CDS encoding SusC/RagA family TonB-linked outer membrane protein, with product MKNIRYILFIALALFVVQTVTAQTVLTGSVKDKVTGDPLVGANIFVMNSNNRSLAGTSVDMNGEFRLSVPSQKNLTIVFSFIGYKSLREKYTGQKTISALMEEEGLTISGIEITAKKVEKNSLGMTPKEQISASQRLTLGNIETAPVSSLTDALQGAMSNVDVLSGADPGGKSSIRIRGTSSLNASSDPLFVVDGVPLPVDVSSDFSFATANSDDYGELLNISPSDIESIEVLKDAAATAVWGSKGANGVLLIKTKKGVRGKIRFSFNTKYEFRKEGSSLPMLNANQYVSMIQDAIWNTVSDLGEGGTGANKYLALLYDTKEIGFDPSWKYFKEYNQDTNWLKEVSQTGYSVDNNFSMSGGGDKAIYRLSLGYLNEEGTTIGTGFNRISAMFDMSYKFSDKLDISANFNFTQGVKNANYTDNARSQALTKMPNMSPYVIGEDGERTGDYFTPYSYFQGQYSDVLNPVALVNESVNKNTSTSNRMIFNLHYNFFQGFDYRGIVGFDVRTSKSNSFLPQSVTGVSWVDNNFNYSTNGGNDKLYLTTENRFIYNKSFSDNHKLLLSAIFQTSDQTTSSYSSSTSGNSSSEITDPISGSTPRGGGSGRVINRELGGVLNAHYTLFNKYLFDAGYRMEASSSMASNGRWGGFPTLGAAWQLGDEQFVKDLKSISTAKLRLSWGQSGNTPTGASPYVGTFKPIVPGYGEMVAIQPSKIQLNHLKWETVTQTNLGLDLGFFDNQLNMSVDVYNKLTTNMLQKDVDIPTSTGFSSVAWYNSGKMSNKGWEFRLDYDIMRGKDWGLQLNFNIAQNKNEVLDMPENKTATNYSLKNGAYAYKLVEGDPLGSFYGYKYLGVYQNTDETYVRDNTGKLVSDIQGKPVVMKNNDLKVYPGDAKYMDVNGDGVINQYDIVYIGNSNPTLTGGFGFSLRYKSWGLIANFHGRAGQKAINQTRMNMENMYGKSNQSTAVLKRWRHEGDDTDIPRALYDRGYNYLGSDRFVEDASFLRLKTVTLKYALPKSLSGKAGIQKAEFYLTGYDLFTLTKYTGQDPEISSSRIDNMYEVALDKASTPKPLRFAFGLNLNF
- a CDS encoding fasciclin domain-containing protein, with product MKKKSIFFACILFLFTSCNSEMDKYYELPSWLKGNSWEVLEAKGNFSIFLKGVEKTSYKELVQGKGQITVMAPTDDAFKAYFAKRKINSLDDLSANELDKLIAYHLVYYSFTKERFENYSPEGIDAESETTSPGLFYKFRTKSRDAITSETDSTDNKRVKMVMHKERFLPVFSSNLFNSKHIDAKSNYEYFYPTSTWSGDKGFNVSNATVNEYSIVTDNGYVYTLNQVVDPLETIYSKLSGSADYSTFRNIYDKFINYKYDASSTASYGKGDSLFVHYHTSLPAIASEWTNDLNSSVSDYAQLSNLSKKAMNVFAPDNTSLQTFYDKYWRPYYGNSGINNVNFVPLLALLSNHVNNGEVLFPETIESGKVVTSWVTPIVFDTKSAKLRQMCVNGTLYGLDHVIVPPMFEKVTAPMFCNPEYNMFLDMSSSYIDILLSDQNQFKVFYPTDNMIVNHTTYAGASMKYINTNSKKYGSQEIQIEGLNGLETMKYTQKKILSGNHIVIKTMSSRDDETIYKTISPFNYIYSKGNNIYSSATYNSGAEAPTFKKINSWSNGTAYALEGDASALVPEFSQFKDVVTSAVACPSEFSGFSTLIGTSGLAKSVPAFNFLQGNRFIVLIPTQKAITDASSAGKIPPTTKLADFLKYYFVDVNSSNLLDYPFPGANVKGELTTFRYLPNGQMAKLTLIDTGSGLKIKDSKGNTVNVVSYFPKIYSDGAAYLIDGILEVE